One Prunus dulcis chromosome 7, ALMONDv2, whole genome shotgun sequence DNA segment encodes these proteins:
- the LOC117634403 gene encoding uncharacterized protein LOC117634403 gives MASWPSSSDPSNQEAAIRKRSPGSQFKFLVPLIYAPVLPLIRLSLRKNPVVRDRLFTAVLVGAFAHGFYLVTDLYDVESK, from the exons ATGGCCTCGTGGCCTTCATCGTCCGATCCCTCTAATCA GGAGGCTGCTATAAGAAAGAGAAGCCCGGGGTCCCAATTTAAGTTCTTGGTTCCTCTTATATATGCCCCTGTTCTTCCGCTCA TTCGACTCTCGCTGCGTAAGAACCCAGTTGTACGGGACCGTTTGTTTACTGCTGTGTTGGTGGGGGCATTTGCTCATGGCTTTTATTTGGT AACTGATCTGTATGATGTTGAGAGCAAGTAA
- the LOC117635804 gene encoding protein arginine N-methyltransferase PRMT10 encodes MGSYTNGVVGDQSGTSNGGDGGVAVDKGVDFANYFCTYAFLYHQKEMLSDRVRMDAYHNAVFKNKHHFHGKAVLDVGAGSGILAIWSAQAGARKVYAVEATSMAEHARAVVKANNLQDVVEVIEGSMEDVVLPEKVDVIISEWMGYFLLRESMFDSVICARDRWLKPTGVMYPSHASMWVAPIRSGLGDQKSNDYESSMEDWYRFTDQTKNYYGVDMSVLTKPFSQEQKKYYLQTSMWNNLHPHQVIGTAATVKEIDCLTASVSDILEIRSNFLSTVTLQNTRLCGFGGWFDVHFRGRKEDPAEKEIELTTAPSVNDGTHWGQQVFLLDPPIRVSEGDKLNASFSMNRSKENHRLMEVEFSCEIRQYSGELLPPFRNRYFIE; translated from the exons ATGGGGAGCTACACTAACGGTGTCGTTGGAGACCAAAGCGGCACCAGCAATGGCGGAGACGGCGGCGTGGCGGTGGACAAAGGCGTCGACTTCGCCAACTACTTCTGCACCTACGCCTTTCTTTACCACCAGAAGGAGATGCTCTCCGATCGAGTTCGCATGGACGCTTACCACAACGCCGTTTTCAAGAACAAGCACCACTTCCATGGCAAG GCTGTGTTGGATGTGGGAGCGGGGAGTGGCATTCTCGCAATTTGGTCGGCACAAGCCGGAGCAAGGAAGGTTTATGCTGTTGAAGCGACTTCCATGGCAGAACATGCACGTGCGGTTGTGAAAGCGAATAACCTTCAAGACGTGGTTGAAGTGATTGAGGGCTCCATGGAGGATGTTGTTCTGCCAGAGAAAG TGGATGTGATTATTTCTGAGTGGATGGGGTACTTCCTACTGCGTGAATCGATGTTTGATTCGGTAATTTGTGCACGTGACCGGTGGTTGAAGCCAACCGGAGTCAT GTATCCTAGCCATGCTTCTATGTGGGTGGCACCTATTAGGTCTGGATTGGGAGATCAAAAAAGTAATGATTATGAATCATCTATGGAAGATTGGTACCGTTTCACAGATCagacaaaaaattattatggcGTTGATATGAGTGTTCTAACAAAGCCTTTCTCTCAAGAGCAGAAGAAATACTATCTTCAG ACATCAATGTGGAACAACCTTCATCCACATCAAGTTATAGGGACAGCTGCTACAGTCAAGGAGATTGATTGTTTAACTGCCTCTGTCAGTGACATCCTCGAAATTAGATCGAACTTTTTGTCAACAGTTACTCTTCAGAACACAAGGCTCTGTGGGTTCGGGGGATGGtttgatgttcattttcga GGAAGAAAGGAAGATCCAGCTGAGAAGGAGATTGAGTTGACTACTGCACCTAGTGTAAATGATGGCACACACTGGGGCCAACAG GTTTTCCTCTTGGACCCTCCAATTCGTGTCAGTGAAGGGGATAAATTGAATGCTTCTTTCTCAATGAACCGCTCAAAGGAGAATCATAGATTGATGGAAGTTGAGTTCAGCTGTGAGATTAGACAGTATTCTGGTGAGTTACTTCCGCCGTTCAGAAATAGATATTTCATAGAATGA
- the LOC117634801 gene encoding cytochrome P450 734A1 has product MEQELLSWLKFVCISLMVLVFSLRMAVLLWWRPRKIEEHFGKQGIRGPPYRFFIGNVKELVGMMIKASSQTMPSTSHNILPRVLPFYHHWKKIYGATFLVWFGPTVRLTVSDPDLIREIFASKSEFYEKNEAHPLVKQLEGDGLLSLKGEKWAHHRKIITPTFHMENVKLLIPVMATSIVDMMDKWSAMSSSGEVEIEVSECFQNLTEDIITRTAFGSSYEDGKAIFRLQAQQMVLVAEAFQKVFIPGYRFLPTKRNINSWKLDKEIRKSLIKLIDRRRENSNSANSNNNVHEKCPKDLLGLMIQASNSSPSSNITVNDIVEECKSFFFAGKQTTSNLLTWTTVLLAMHPQWQLQARAEVQKMCGARDIPTKDDVVKLKTLNMILNESLRLYPPTIATIRRSRTDVELGGYKVPRGTELLIPILAVHHDQSIWGNDAKEFNPARFAEGVARAAKHPVAFIPFGLGVRTCIGQNLALLQAKLALAIILQRFSFRLAPTYQHAPTVLMLLYPQYGAPIIFQRLPQHDQDQDQGS; this is encoded by the exons ATGGAGCAGGAGCTCTTGTCCTGGCTCAAGTTTGTTTGTATATCTCTGATGGTGCTGGTTTTTTCTCTAAGGATGGCAGTGCTGCTTTGGTGGAGGCCCAGAAAAATTGAGGAACATTTTGGGAAGCAAGGGATCAGAGGACCCCCTTACCGTTTCTTCATTGGAAATGTTAAGGAACTTGTGGGGATGATGATCAAGGCATCTTCTCAAACCATGCCTTCCACCTCTCACAATATCCTCCCCAGAGTTCTTCCTTTTTACCATCACTGGAAGAAAATCTATG GTGCAACATTTCTTGTGTGGTTTGGACCTACAGTTCGACTCACTGTTTCTGATCCTGATCTCATCCGTGAAATATTTGCTTCAAAGTCAGAATTCTATGAGAAAAATGAGGCTCACCCACTTGTTAAACAGCTCGAGGGCGATGGCCTCCTAAGCCTCAAAGGTGAAAAATGGGCTCACCATAGAAAAATCATTACCCCTACCTTCCATATGGAGAATGTCAAG TTGTTGATACCGGTGATGGCCACAAGTATAGTAGATATGATGGACAAATGGTCAGCAATGTCCAGCTCTGGTGAGGTGGAGATTGAAGTTTCTGAGTGCTTCCAAAACCTAACAGAAGATATAATTACCAGAACAGCCTTTGGAAGCAGCTATGAAGATGGCAAAGCCATTTTCAGGCTTCAAGCTCAACAAATGGTGCTTGTTGCCGAGGCTTTTCAAAAAGTTTTCATCCCTGGTTATAG atttttgcccacaaaaagaaacataaattcTTGGAAATTGGACAAGGAAATCAGGAAATCCCTGATAAAGCTAATCGaccggaggagagagaattcAAACTCGGCCAACAGCAACAACAATGTGCATGAAAAATGTCCCAAGGATTTACTCGGCCTTATGATTCAAGCCTCAAATTCTTCCCCCTCCTCCAATATCACTGTCAACGACATAGTTGAAGAGTGCAAGAGCTTTTTCTTTGCTGGCAAACAGACCACGTCCAATTTGCTGACATGGACAACGGTTCTCCTAGCAATGCACCCACAGTGGCAGCTACAGGCACGTGCCGAGGTGCAGAAGATGTGTGGAGCACGTGACATACCAACCAAGGACGATGTTGTGAAGCTTAAGACA CTGAATATGATCCTAAATGAATCACTACGGTTGTACCCGCCTACGATCGCGACAATCCGACGGTCAAGAACGGATGTGGAGCTTGGGGGTTACAAGGTCCCACGTGGGACCGAGCTTTTGATTCCAATCTTGGCTGTTCATCATGATCAGAGCATATGGGGGAATGACGCGAAGGAGTTCAATCCGGCCAGATTCGCCGAGGGCGTGGCCCGAGCCGCCAAGCATCCGGTGGCTTTCATTCCATTTGGGCTCGGGGTCCGCACATGCATTGGGCAAAATCTAGCGTTGTTGCAGGCAAAATTAGCTCTGGCCATCATACTTCAACGCTTCTCTTTCAGGCTGGCCCCCACCTATCAACACGCACCAACGGTCCTGATGCTACTTTACCCTCAATACGGTGCGCCCATCATTTTTCAACGTCTGCCCCAACATGATCAGGATCAAGATCAAGGGTCCTGA
- the LOC117635152 gene encoding uncharacterized protein LOC117635152 — MRFKSGSSVEVLSKKEMPSGSWCCAKIICGNGHNYTVRYDGFEGASDKAAVERVPRNAIRPCPPPLEVSENWVPGDLVEVFDNFSWKMATISKVFGKQYFLVRLLGSSQEFKVGKFEIRVRQFWRDDKWVVIGKGLNNYEYGKRGETLTLKYNQSSCLKAQKNETHVASSHNLKRRSPYLYSQDVAYDGSAEKFRAVEREGKRLRVISANLCTFSEQVDVALPRHMQGGKEIHASLNNRTTVFSDVDMERRKPSGDVGCFFAVNLRLNDADSVTCSVGSCSIGSNDSYKSPPPVSASSTEDFDDQLSDAESICQLGYEEGNSLLPAKEELAAEIHRLELHAYRCTIGALHASGPLSWEQEELVTNLRLSLHISNDEHLMELRNLVSGDNSIHIR, encoded by the exons ATGAGATTCAAAAGCGGAAGCAGCGTGGAAGTATTGAGCAAAAAGGAGATGCCTTCAGGCTCCTGGTGCTGTGCCAAGATAATCTGTGGTAACGGCCACAACTACACTGTTAGATATGATGGATTTGAGGGTGCCTCTGATAAGGCCGCTGTCGAGAGGGTACCCAGAAATGCAATTAGGCCTTGCCCTCCTCCACTGGAAGTGTCAGAGAATTGGGTTCCTGGTGATCTCGTCGAGGTTTTTGACAACTTTTCTTGGAAAATGGCAACAATTTCAAAGGTTTTTGGAAAGCAGTACTTTTTAGTCAGGCTACTTGGATCCTCCCAAGAATTTAAGGTCGGAAAATTTGAAATCCGAGTCAGACAGTTTTGGCGAGATGACAAATGGGTTGTGATTGGAAAG GGTTTGAACAATTATGAGTATGGAAAGCGTGGTGAAACTTTAACTCTAAAGTACAACCAAAGTTCTTGTCTCAAAGCTCAGAAGAATGAAACGCACGTTGCCTCCTCTCATAATCTGAAGAGAAGATCACCCTACTTGTATTCCCAAGATGTAGCATATGATGGATCTGCTGAGAAGTTTAGAGCTGTTGAAAGAGAGGGCAAGCGTCTCCGAGTAATTTCTGCTAATTTATGCACATTTTCTGAACAGGTAGATGTTGCGTTACCAAGACATATGCAGGGTGGAAAAGAAATACATGCTTCTCTTAACAACAGAACAACTGTATTTTCTGATGTGGATATGGAAAGAAGGAAACCAAGTGGTGACGTTGGGTGTTTCTTTGCTGTTAACTTAAGGTTGAATGATGCTGATAGTGTGACATGCTCTGTTGGTAGTTGTAGTATCGGTAGCAATGATTCCTATAAGTCACCTCCTCCTGTTTCTGCTAGTTCTACTGAAGATTTTGATGATCAGTTATCTGATGCTGAATCTATTTGTCAATTGGGATATGAGGAAGGAAACTCTCTCCTTCCTGCAAAGGAAGAATTGGCGGCTGAGATCCATAGGTTAGAGTTGCATGCCTACCGTTGCACGATAGGGGCATTACATGCGTCAGGACCTTTAAGTTGGGAACAAGAAGAATTGGTGACCAATCTTCGCCTTTCACTCCATATATCAAATGATGAACATTTAATGGAGCTTAGAAACTTAGTGTCTGGAGATAACAGCATTCATATTAGATGA
- the LOC117634070 gene encoding GTP-binding nuclear protein Ran-3-like, with product MALPNQQTVDYPSFKLVIVGDGGTGKTTFVKRHLTGEFEKKYEPTIGVEVHPLDFFTNCGKIRFYCWDTAGQEKFGGLRDGYYIHGQCAIIMFDVTARLTYKNVPTWHRDLCRVCENIPIVLCGNKVDVKNRQVKAKQVTFHRKKNLQYYEISAKSNYNFEKPFLYLARKLAGDTNLHFVESPALAPPEVHIDLAAQQQHEAELAQAANQPLPDDDDDAFE from the exons ATG GCTTTGCCAAACCAGCAGACTGTTGATTATCCAAGCTTTAAGCTTGTCATCGTCGGCGATGGAGGCACTG GAAAAACCACTTTTGTGAAGAGGCATCTCACTGGAGAGTTTGAGAAGAAATATGAAC CAACCATTGGTGTGGAGGTTCATCCTTTGGATTTCTTCACAAATTGTGGAAAGATCCGCTTTTACTGCTGGGATACTGCTGGGCAAGAGAAGTTTGGTGGTCTTCGGGATGGCTACTA TATTCACGGGCAATGTGCAATCATTATGTTTGACGTCACAGCTAGGTTGACATACAAGAATGTTCCTACATGGCACCGTGATCTCTGTCG gGTCTGTGAGAACATACCCATTGTTCTCTGTGGAAACAAGGTTGATGTGAAGAACAGGCAGGTTAAAGCCAAGCAGGTTACCTTCCACAGGAAGAAGAATCTGCAATACTATGAAATATCGGCAAAGAGCAACTACAATTTTGAGAAGCCTTTCCTCTACCTGGCTAGGAAACTTGCAGG TGACACAAATCTTCATTTCGTTGAGTCTCCTGCCCTTGCTCCTCCAGAAGTACACATTGACTTGGCTGCTCAACAACA GCATGAAGCAGAGCTTGCACAGGCAGCCAATCAGCCTCTTCCtgatgacgatgatgatgCATTTGAGTAG